The Budorcas taxicolor isolate Tak-1 chromosome 18, Takin1.1, whole genome shotgun sequence genome window below encodes:
- the IL17C gene encoding interleukin-17C encodes MALWVQSGDRDMLVPQTPTPTPTSPPVPTEQIRAALLPGLLLLLWLPSSLARHSPSLQVGAHSHPHSPGTLRCYSAEELPLGQAPPHLLARAAKWEQALPVALVSSLEAVGHRRRHVGAPAGTQCPVLQPGEVLEADVHQRSISPWRYRVDMDESRYPQKLAFAECLCRGCISAKTGRETAALNSVPLVQSLLVLRRRPCSQDAMGAPTPGAFTFHAEFIRVPVGCTCVLPRSAR; translated from the exons ATGGCCCTATGGGTGCAGTCTGGGGACAGGGATATG CTGGTGCCCCAGACCCCGACCCCAACCCCAACCAGCCCGCCAGTGCCCACAGAACAGATCAGGGCAGCG CTCCTCCCTGGCCTCCTGCTTCTGCTCTGGCTTCCCTCCAGCCTGGCTCGCCACAGCCCCTCTCTCCAGGTGGGGGCCCACAGCCACCCCCACAGCCCTGGGACCCTGCGCTGCTACTCCGCAGAGGAGCTGCCGCTGGGCCAGGCCCCCCCTCACCTGCTGGCTCGAGCTGCCAAGTGGGAGCAGGCGTTGCCAGTGGCCCTGGTGTCCAGCCTGGAGGCGGTAGGCCACAGGAGGAGGCACGTAGGGGCCCCGGCCGGGACTCAGTGCCCCGTGCTGCAGCCGGGAGAGGTGCTGGAAGCTGACGTCCACCAGCGCTCCATCTCACCCTGGAGATACCG CGTGGACATGGATGAGAGCCGCTACCCACAGAAGCTGGCTTTCGCTGAGTGCCTGTGCCGGGGCTGTATCAGCGCCAAGACGGGCCGCGAGACGGCCGCACTCAACTCGGTGCCGCTGGTCCAGAGCCTCCTGGTGCTACGCCGCCGGCCCTGCTCCCAGGACGCCATGGGGGCGCCCACGCCTGGGGCCTTCACCTTCCATGCCGAGTTCATCCGCGTGCCCGTGGGCTGCACCTGTGTCCTGCCCAGGTCGGCCCGGTGA
- the LOC128063662 gene encoding cytochrome b-245 light chain → MGQIEWAMWANEQALASGLILITGGIVATAGQFTQWYLGAYSIAAGVLVCLLEYPRGKRTKGSTMERCGQKYLTRVVKLFGPLTRNYYIRAFLHLGLAVPAGFLLATILGTACLAIASGIYLLAAIRGEQWSPIEPKPKERPQIGGTIKQPPSNPPPRPPAEARKKPSEEAAGVPTGGPQENPMPVNDEVV, encoded by the exons ATGGGGCAGATCGAGTGGGCCATGTGGGCCAACGAGCAGGCGCTGGCGTCCGGCCTGA TCCTTATCACCGGGGGCATTGTGGCCACAGCCGGGCAGTTCACCCAGTGGTACCTGGGCGCCTACTCCAT AGCAGCGGGTGTATTGGTCTGCCTGCTGGAGTACCCTCGAGGGAAGAGGACCAAGGGCTCCACCATGGAGAGGTG TGGACAGAAGTATCTGACCAGAGTGGTGAAGCTGTTCGGGCCCCTCACCAGGAACTACTACATCCGGGCCTTCCTGCACCTCGG GCTGGCGGTACCTGCTGGCTTCCTGCTCGCCACCATCCTGGGGACAGCCTGCTTGGCCATCGCAAGTGGCATCTATCTGCTG GCGGCCATCCGTGGGGAGCAGTGGAGCCCCATCGAGCCCAAGCCCAAGGAGCGGCCGCAGATTGGGGGCACCATCAAGCAGCCACCCAGCAACCCTCCACCCCGGCCCCCGGCTGAGGCCCGCAAGAAGCCGAGTGAGGAGGCAGCGGGGGTCCCCACGGGTGGCCCCCAGGAAAACCCCATGCCGGTGAACGACGAGGTCGTGTGA
- the MVD gene encoding diphosphomevalonate decarboxylase, whose amino-acid sequence MASEKPIVVVTCTAPVNIAVVKYWGKRDEELILPINSSLSVTLHQDQLKTTTTAAISRDFTEDRIWLNGQEEDVGQPRLQACLREIRRLARKRRSNGHEDPLPLSLSYKVHVASENNFPTAAGLASSAAGYACLAYALARVYGVDSDLSEVARRGSGSACRSLYGGFVEWQMGERPDGKDSIAHQVAPESHWPELRVLILVVSAERKPMGSTAGMQTSVETSALLKFRAEALVPARMAEMTRCIRERDFQAFGQLTMKDSNQFHATCLDTFPPISYLSDTSRRIIQLVHRFNAHHGRTKVAYTFDAGPNAVVFTLDDTVAEFVAAVRHSFPPESNGEKFLKGLPVEPILLSDELKAALGMDPVPGSIRYIIATQVGPGPQVLDHPGAHLLGPDGLPKPAA is encoded by the exons ATGGCCTCAGAGAAGCCGATCGTGGTGGTGACTTGCACCGCGCCCGTCAACATCGCGGTCGTCAAATACT GGGGAAAGCGAGATGAGGAGCTGATCCTACCCATCAATTCCTCTCTGAGTGTCACATTGCACCAGGATCAG TTAAAAACCACCACGACGGCCGCCATCAGCAGGGACTTCACAGAGGATCGGATTTGGCTGAATGGCCAGGAGGAGGATGTGGGGCAGCCTCGCCTCCAGGCCTGCCTGAGGGAGA TCCGCCGCCTGGCCCGCAAGCGGAGGAGCAACGGCCATGAAGACCCACTGCCTCTCAGCCTCAGCTACAAGGTTCACGTGGCCTCGGAGAACAACTTCCCCACAGCTGCAGGCCTGGCCTCCTCTGCTGCAGGCTATGCCTGCCTAG CCTACGCCCTGGCCCGGGTCTATGGGGTGGACAGCGATCTGTCGGAAGTGGCCCGCAGGGGCTCAGGCAGTGCCTGCCGCAGCCTGTACGGTGGCTTCGTGGAGTGGCAGATGGGGGAGCGCCCCGATGGGAAGGACAGCATCGCCCATCAGGTGGCCCCCGAGTCACACTGGCCAGAGCTCCGAGTCCTGATCCTCGTG GTGAGCGCCGAGAGGAAGCCGATGGGCAGCACGGCAGGCATGCAGACCAGCGTGGAGACCAGTGCCCTGCTCAAG TTCCGGGCAGAGGCACTGGTGCCGGCGCGCATGGCCGAGATGACCCGCTGCATCAGGGAGCGAGATTTCCAGGCTTTTGGCCAGCTGACCATGAAGGATAGCAACCAGTTCCACGCCACCTGCCTGGACACCTTCCCGCCCATCTCCTACCTCAGTGACACATCCCGGCGCATCATCCAGCTGGTGCACCGCTTCAATGCTCACCACGGGCGGACCAAG GTGGCGTACACTTTTGATGCGGGTCCCAACGCCGTGGTCTTCACCCTGGATGACACCGTGGCTGAGTTTGTGGCTGCCGTGAGGCACAGCTTCCCCCCTGAGTCGAACGGAGAAAA GTTTCTGAAGGGGCTGCCCGTGGAGCCCATCCTGCTCTCAGATGAGCTTAAAGCTGCGCTGGGCATGGACCCTGTCCCCGGCAGCATCAGATACATCATCGCCACTCAG GTGGGACCCGGGCCTCAGGTCCTGGACCACCCTGGCGCTCATCTCCTGGGTCCTGACGGTCTGCCAAAGCCAGCTGCCTGA